From Pontibacter actiniarum, a single genomic window includes:
- a CDS encoding 1-acyl-sn-glycerol-3-phosphate acyltransferase — MIAKFISKLFFKATGWTLNGTLTAENRRCVMIAAPHTSNWDFVYARAAFYLMDAPIRYTIKKEFMQFPFGPLLKAMGALPIDRSKNTRMVDAMIRIFEETPGDMCVMVTPEGTRKYQPRWRRGFYYVALGAKVPIVLGYLDYAKKEAGIGPTIIPTGDIEADMEKILAFYRTKTGKFPEQGVR; from the coding sequence ATGATCGCAAAATTCATTTCAAAGCTGTTTTTCAAAGCAACCGGCTGGACGCTAAATGGTACACTAACAGCCGAAAATCGCCGCTGTGTGATGATAGCGGCGCCACACACCAGTAACTGGGACTTTGTTTACGCGCGCGCAGCCTTTTACCTGATGGACGCCCCGATCCGCTATACGATCAAGAAAGAGTTTATGCAGTTTCCCTTTGGCCCCTTGCTGAAGGCGATGGGGGCGCTGCCTATTGACCGCTCTAAAAACACGCGTATGGTGGATGCCATGATCCGCATATTTGAGGAAACTCCGGGAGACATGTGTGTGATGGTAACGCCGGAAGGAACGAGGAAATACCAGCCGCGCTGGCGCAGAGGCTTCTACTATGTTGCCTTGGGAGCGAAGGTGCCTATTGTGCTGGGCTACCTGGACTATGCAAAAAAAGAAGCCGGCATCGGTCCGACCATTATTCCCACAGGTGACATAGAGGCAGATATGGAGAAGATCCTTGCCTTTTACCGAACTAAAACCGGTAAGTTTCCGGAGCAGGGAGTACGGTAA
- a CDS encoding patatin-like phospholipase family protein, with amino-acid sequence MRVGLALSGGGARGIAHLGVLKALDEQGIKISMISGVSSGAIAAVLYAYGYTPDEVLKLIKELSIFQMVRPVFGKTGLLHMEEVEKLYNKYLGPSLKFEDLKIPVVVSATEMNEGVTAYFSEGEVIKPLLASSAVPILYQPIQFKGKTLSDGGLLNNLPVEPLQHNCDVKIAVHVNPINHQVQVKSLRSMVERTVLLAINNNVKLRLPHCDLLLEPQELRYFRLTNFRKADEIFDIGYRHAMQMERHIRELVNSIK; translated from the coding sequence ATGCGCGTTGGACTTGCCTTATCAGGTGGCGGAGCGCGCGGTATCGCACACCTTGGGGTTTTAAAGGCGCTGGACGAGCAGGGAATAAAGATCAGCATGATCTCCGGTGTCAGCTCCGGCGCTATTGCCGCGGTTCTCTACGCCTATGGCTATACCCCAGACGAGGTGCTGAAGCTGATCAAGGAGCTAAGTATTTTCCAGATGGTTCGCCCTGTCTTCGGCAAAACCGGCCTGCTGCACATGGAGGAGGTAGAGAAGCTTTACAACAAGTACCTTGGCCCTTCCCTGAAGTTTGAGGATTTAAAGATACCCGTGGTGGTGAGCGCCACTGAAATGAACGAAGGGGTGACGGCGTACTTTTCTGAAGGGGAAGTGATCAAACCCTTGCTGGCTTCCTCTGCTGTCCCCATACTTTACCAGCCTATCCAGTTCAAAGGCAAGACCCTTAGCGATGGCGGCCTCCTCAACAACCTGCCCGTGGAGCCGCTGCAGCATAACTGCGATGTTAAGATTGCTGTGCATGTAAACCCCATCAACCACCAGGTGCAGGTTAAGTCGCTGCGAAGTATGGTTGAGCGGACCGTGTTGCTGGCTATTAACAACAATGTTAAACTGCGGTTGCCGCACTGTGACCTGCTTCTCGAGCCACAGGAGCTCCGCTACTTTCGGCTAACAAACTTTAGGAAAGCAGACGAGATTTTCGATATTGGCTACAGACACGCCATGCAGATGGAGCGCCACATCCGCGAGTTAGTAAATAGTATAAAATAA